From Sphingomonas sp. PAMC26645:
AATTGAAGGCGGGCATCACCGCCTCGACCAAGCGCCGCGCGAAACTGGTCACGCGCAACGACACCGCGGACCGGATGCGCGGCATCCTGTCGTCGATGAAGGTGCTGCAGGACAGCCAGGTCAAGGCGGTCCAGGTCAAGCTGATGCAGGCCGGCATCCGTTCGAAGGAATGGGCGCCGGCGGTAATCTTCGGTCGGCTGGTCCTGCCGATCGTGATCGGCGGGACGATGCTCTACTGGGTCTATGGCACAGATGGCTTCGCGACCTGGGGTCCGCTCAAGAAATACGGGCTCGTCGCGATGAGCTTCATCCTGAGCTACAAGGCGCCGGACCTGTATCTCGACAACAAGATCAAGAAGCGCTCGGATGCGATCCGCAAGGGCCTTCCCGATGCGCTCGACCTGCTCGTGATCTGCGCCGAAGCCGGCCTGACCGTCGATGCCGCGTTCCACCGCGTCGCGCGCGAGCTCGGCCGCGCCTATCCCGAACTGGGTGAGGAATTCACCCTCACCGCGATCGAACTGGGCTTCCTGACCGACCGCCGCAGCGCGTTCGAGAACTTCGCGTTGCGCGTGAAGCTCGACGCGGTGAAGGGCGTCGTCACGACGATGATCCAGACCGAGAAATACGGCACACCGCTTGCCTCCGCACTGCGCGTATTGTCGGGCGAATTTCGCAACGAACGCATGATGCGTGCCGAGGAGAAAGCGGCACGTCTGCCCGCGATCATGACCGTGCCGCTGATCCTGTTCATCCTGCCGGTGCTGTTCGTCGTCATTCTCGGCCCAGCCGCCTGCTCGATCTCCGACGCGCTGCTGAAGGGGTAAGCAACCGCAACGCCAACGGATCGTTGAGCCCCCGTAACAGGAGGGTTTTTCGATGCCGTTGTTTTCCACGCCTACGCAATTCGCCGCGCTCGCACTTATCTTCGTCGCCGGCTGGCTTTTCGGATTGGCGAGCCATCCCGGCGGCAAGAAGTGGAAGGCGCGCTATCACGCCGAGCGAGATGCCCATGCGGTCGCCAAGAAGGATGCCGACATCCGCGCCGCCGCCGCCGAAAAGCGTGCGGTCGAGGCCGAGCACGAGAATGCGCGCCTCGTAAAGGCCACGCCGGTGGCGCCAGTCGCCCCCGTGACGACGCGTGCGCCGGTAGAGGATCGCTCGATCTTCGTGTCGCCTGACACGCGTCCCGTAGCCGCGTCGTCGGCGCGCCCGGCGTACAACACTGACGGCACGAAGCGCGGTTGGTTCGACTTCGACCGTCGCTAATCGCTAAAATGCGGCCCGCTCTCCATCGAGCGGGCCGCCTTATCGATACCTATTGATAGTAGGCGACGTTCTCGAACCCCGTGTTCGTCTTCGCCATCTTGACCAGCTTTCTAGCGTAGGACCGCACGTGCCGGTCGAAGCGCGTATCGTTGTAGACGCCGCGCCAGATATATTCGTCGCGCTCCAATATCGCGGCAAGTGCGGTGGCAAACGCCGCCTGGCTGTCCGCTACCCCCCTCCGGCTCATCAGCGCACAGACCATTTCCTCGGCTGATGCCTTGTCGCAGTCATCCTGCAGTTCACGGCCGCCACGCTCGGCTACAACCTGCTCGGAGCGTGCGGCAATCCCCCGGGCGTCCAGCCATTTGCGGACCGCATCGCCGTCCCAATCCTTTTTGTCCGCCAACGCCCCATCTCCGTTTCGCGCGCACTAGCCGGCAGAGCGCGCCTGCCAGCGCCGATATCCGATCACGGCCAGCACGACCATCGCCGCGTACAGCCCGGCAGTGAGCATGAGCCCCTTGTAGGCGAACATCCCGACATACAGGACGTCGACCGCGATCCACAGCAGCCAGTTCGCCGCATGCCGTCGCGCGACCCAATATTGTGCGACCAGACTGAAGCTGCTGAGCGTCGCGTCGGCCCATGGCAATGCCGCGTCGGTGTAACGGCTCATGAACCAGCCGATCACGAACGCCCCGACCGCTCCCGCGCCGAGACCTGTAACCGCACGCGATGGCCGCAACGGTTCGACGACGACATCGCCTTTATCAACCTTTCCGCGTGCCCACGCGAGCCAACCATAGACGATGGCGATCGCGAATAGCGCCTGGAGCACCATGTCCGCGTACAATCGCACGTCAAGGAACAGCTTGAAGTAGAGCGCACAGGCGACGAAATTGACCGGCCAGCACAGCATGTTGCGCTTCGCGGTCAGCCATATCCCAGCAAAACTGACGACGACCGCAACGATCTCGAGCGGCGTCATGACTGAGCGATCCGGCGCAGGAACTCCTGGCCCAGAGGCGAGAAGAACCACGCCGCATGGTCGATCAG
This genomic window contains:
- a CDS encoding type II secretion system F family protein, with amino-acid sequence MGETAGPTLLGVDILWVATILSGVAAFAVMIAIYAVTTVHDPMAKRVKALNDRREQLKAGITASTKRRAKLVTRNDTADRMRGILSSMKVLQDSQVKAVQVKLMQAGIRSKEWAPAVIFGRLVLPIVIGGTMLYWVYGTDGFATWGPLKKYGLVAMSFILSYKAPDLYLDNKIKKRSDAIRKGLPDALDLLVICAEAGLTVDAAFHRVARELGRAYPELGEEFTLTAIELGFLTDRRSAFENFALRVKLDAVKGVVTTMIQTEKYGTPLASALRVLSGEFRNERMMRAEEKAARLPAIMTVPLILFILPVLFVVILGPAACSISDALLKG
- the pnuC gene encoding nicotinamide riboside transporter PnuC gives rise to the protein MTPLEIVAVVVSFAGIWLTAKRNMLCWPVNFVACALYFKLFLDVRLYADMVLQALFAIAIVYGWLAWARGKVDKGDVVVEPLRPSRAVTGLGAGAVGAFVIGWFMSRYTDAALPWADATLSSFSLVAQYWVARRHAANWLLWIAVDVLYVGMFAYKGLMLTAGLYAAMVVLAVIGYRRWQARSAG